The Akkermansia muciniphila genome includes the window TCAGGGCCATGCCCACGTGCACAATGACGTAATCCCCCAGGGAGGCCTCCGGCACGCAGGCCAGGTTCACCTCACGGGTCACGCCGCCGAAGTCCACCACGCCCAGCCTGAACAGGGGGTCCGTTTCATTAACGCTCACAATCTTTCCGGGAACAGCCAGACACATATTTTATCCTTTCCATTGGCGCACGACCGCCGCCGCCTGCCCCAGGGAAATTCCCCCGTCATTGCAGGGAACGCGCTGCGGCAGGGACAACCGGCACCTTCTAGACTGGGCCATTCCCGCCAGGCCTTCAAGCAAAAAGGCATTCTGGAAACATCCGCCGCCCAGCACCAGCCTGTCCAGGCAGAAATGCTCCGCCACGTCAAAGGCCAGGTTCACCAGGCTGTCATGAAACTTCCGGGCGATGCAGCCGCGGGAAACGCCGGCCAGCAGGTCATCATCCACGGCTTTCAGCAACGGGCGCCAGTCCAGCTCCAGCAGGCCTTCACTCTCATGCATGATCCATTCATACGGATCTCCCTGAACCTCTTCCACGACAGCAGCCGCGGCCCATGATTCCAGCAACATGGCGGCATGTCCTTCACACCCCGCCATACCGTCAAAGCCGCACCAGAAGGCCATGGCGTCAAACAGGCGCCCCATGGAAGAAGTGGCCGGAGCGTGGATATTCCGCCCCATCATGGCCTCCAGCGCTTCCCGCTTCTGACGGGTCATACCGCTCTCCAGGCGACGGTCAAGCCCATCCGTCCGCCAGGGGGACATCTGCCGCGCCAGGGAACAGGCGCACCGGGCAGGCTCCCGCACCGCTTCATCACCGCCGGGCAGCAGAAACGGCCTGAGCCGCGCCACTCTCCGGGGCTCTCCCTCCCCCTCCATGACAAAAAACTCTCCGCCCCATACCGTTCCGTCCGTGCCGAAGCCCGTTCCGTCCCAGGCCGCCCCCAAAGCGGGAAACGGAGTCTCATTCTCCGCGGCGCAGGCCAGCACATGGGCCTGGTGGTGCTGCACGGGAACCACTTCCACATTCCATTCCCTGGCCAGCCGCCTGCCCAGGGCGGAAGAAGGGCCGTCCGGGTGGGCGTCCACGGCAATCACCTGCGGCACTCCACCCAGCGTACGGCTCAGGGTTTCCACCGTCCGTTCAAAAGCGTTCAGGGAAGCCGCGCTGTCCAGATCCCCCAGATGCTGGCTCATGACAGCCACGCCGTCCTTCAGCCAGCAAACGGTATTCTTCAGCCCGGAACCCAGCGCGAGCACATGCGGAGTATCCGGAGACGTACGCCATACGGGCCGCGGAGCGTATCCGCGGGCACGGCGCACCATCACGGCCCTTCCGTCCGCCACGCGGACCACGGAATCATCCACGGGCCGCACGACCGGACGGTCATGCACAAAAAAAACATCCGCCACATGGCCCAGCTTCTGCAAGCCCTCCTCCACGGAAATGCACAGGGGCTCCCCGCTCAGGTTCCCGCTGGTTACCACCAGAGGCTTGTCCCATACGTCCATCAGCAGGGCATGAAGGGGGGAGGACGGCAGCATCACGCCCACAAAACGGCTGAACATGCATACGGAGGGAGCCAAATCCACATCCTTCCTTCCGGGAGCCAGCACAATGGGAGCCGCCGGAGAAACCAGCAGGCGTTTCTCCTCCTCCGACAACCGGCACAGCTTTTCCGCCGCGGCCACATCCGGCACCATCACGGCAAAAGGCTTGGCGTCCCGCCCCTTCAGCCGCCGGAGACGCCGGACGGCGGCTTCAGAAGAAGCGTCCGCCAGCAACTGGAATCCCCCCACGCCCAGCAGGGCCACAATCAGCCCGTCCGCCAGCACCCACGCCACCTGCTCCGCAGGAGTATCAAACCCGTGGCCGAAGCCCAGTTCCGCACCATCCGAAAACAGCACCTTCATGGAAGGGCCGCAGGACGGGCAC containing:
- a CDS encoding HypC/HybG/HupF family hydrogenase formation chaperone; translation: MCLAVPGKIVSVNETDPLFRLGVVDFGGVTREVNLACVPEASLGDYVIVHVGMALSVLDEETALQTRREMREIVENTDPV
- the hypF gene encoding carbamoyltransferase HypF, which gives rise to MAITTIEQAAAALKFEIAGMVQGVGFRPHVYRLASQLGLKGFVRNTESGVDIHVEGKPGVPERFLAALMKSLPEHARVYGVERTVCEPAGFEEFRIVESDSSPRGVPMMLPDLAPCPECLKEMRDPSSRRYHYPFTNCTHCGPRYSIIEKLPYDRAGTSMKKFRMCPECLKEYGDVEDRRFHAQPIACPSCGPSMKVLFSDGAELGFGHGFDTPAEQVAWVLADGLIVALLGVGGFQLLADASSEAAVRRLRRLKGRDAKPFAVMVPDVAAAEKLCRLSEEEKRLLVSPAAPIVLAPGRKDVDLAPSVCMFSRFVGVMLPSSPLHALLMDVWDKPLVVTSGNLSGEPLCISVEEGLQKLGHVADVFFVHDRPVVRPVDDSVVRVADGRAVMVRRARGYAPRPVWRTSPDTPHVLALGSGLKNTVCWLKDGVAVMSQHLGDLDSAASLNAFERTVETLSRTLGGVPQVIAVDAHPDGPSSALGRRLAREWNVEVVPVQHHQAHVLACAAENETPFPALGAAWDGTGFGTDGTVWGGEFFVMEGEGEPRRVARLRPFLLPGGDEAVREPARCACSLARQMSPWRTDGLDRRLESGMTRQKREALEAMMGRNIHAPATSSMGRLFDAMAFWCGFDGMAGCEGHAAMLLESWAAAAVVEEVQGDPYEWIMHESEGLLELDWRPLLKAVDDDLLAGVSRGCIARKFHDSLVNLAFDVAEHFCLDRLVLGGGCFQNAFLLEGLAGMAQSRRCRLSLPQRVPCNDGGISLGQAAAVVRQWKG